The Rhodocytophaga rosea genome has a segment encoding these proteins:
- a CDS encoding Dyp-type peroxidase: MEEMVEKDDVQGIIFKGYARLEWASYILLHFTEPAPARKWIADLSTRILSAGTSSRDQSTAIHIAFTCPGLAKLGLSAEELATFPREFTEGMVTEHRQRILGDCNEGEPARWIWGGPNDTIEIHAMLLVYALDNATMVELYFSEKILWEQAGIQSVHVMEAHFLPDGKEHFGFRDGISQPEIKFAGRDESSHEANHINPGEFLFGYKNEYEKYTYSPNISPENDPQNLLPPDKNFPQMKDLGRNGSMMVFRQLHQQVQAFWQFMQAHTDQAPSSIKNPLEYVASKMMGRWPNGAPLTKCPVEPLSEFEDCNDFGYAQKDFDGFSCPVGAHIRRVNPRDNFLRDSTGNPEKDIKKSQVFMKRFRVIRRGRPYGPPLAKSMLPQDILKTEDSGEDRGIFFMCFNSNIGRQFELIHQTWINNPKLAELYEDPDPIVGFPEMMENGAVSSFTMQAYPVRRKIENIPRFVWARGGGYFFMPGIKALQYLGSR, from the coding sequence ATGGAAGAAATGGTAGAAAAAGATGATGTACAAGGCATCATTTTTAAAGGATATGCCAGACTGGAGTGGGCCAGTTATATTCTGCTTCATTTTACAGAACCTGCACCAGCCAGAAAATGGATCGCTGATTTATCAACCCGGATTCTTTCTGCCGGTACGTCCAGCCGTGATCAGTCTACCGCTATTCATATAGCCTTTACCTGCCCCGGACTGGCAAAACTGGGCTTGAGTGCGGAAGAACTGGCTACTTTTCCCAGGGAATTCACCGAAGGAATGGTTACTGAACACCGGCAGCGAATACTGGGCGATTGTAATGAGGGTGAGCCGGCCAGATGGATATGGGGTGGCCCCAATGATACTATAGAAATTCATGCCATGTTGCTAGTATACGCCCTGGATAATGCCACAATGGTAGAGCTGTATTTCTCAGAAAAAATACTCTGGGAACAAGCAGGAATACAGTCTGTTCATGTAATGGAAGCCCATTTTCTGCCAGATGGAAAAGAACATTTTGGGTTTCGTGATGGAATCAGCCAGCCGGAGATCAAATTTGCAGGCCGGGATGAATCTTCGCATGAGGCCAATCATATCAACCCGGGTGAGTTTCTATTCGGCTATAAGAATGAATACGAAAAATATACCTACAGCCCCAATATTTCCCCGGAAAATGATCCGCAAAACCTGTTGCCGCCAGATAAAAACTTCCCGCAGATGAAAGATCTGGGGAGAAACGGCAGTATGATGGTATTCAGGCAGCTGCACCAGCAGGTACAAGCGTTCTGGCAATTTATGCAAGCCCACACAGACCAGGCACCTTCATCCATTAAAAACCCCCTGGAATACGTAGCTTCTAAAATGATGGGCAGGTGGCCAAATGGCGCTCCACTCACCAAATGTCCGGTAGAACCACTCTCAGAATTCGAGGATTGTAATGATTTTGGCTATGCACAGAAAGATTTTGATGGTTTTAGCTGTCCGGTAGGGGCTCATATTCGCCGGGTAAACCCGAGGGATAACTTTCTCCGGGATAGCACCGGGAATCCGGAAAAAGACATTAAAAAATCCCAGGTGTTCATGAAGCGTTTCCGGGTGATCCGCCGGGGAAGGCCGTATGGTCCGCCACTGGCAAAAAGTATGCTTCCGCAGGATATATTAAAAACCGAAGATTCCGGAGAGGATAGAGGAATATTCTTTATGTGTTTCAACTCTAACATCGGCCGCCAGTTCGAACTCATTCACCAGACCTGGATCAATAATCCCAAATTAGCCGAACTTTACGAAGATCCTGATCCGATTGTCGGCTTTCCGGAAATGATGGAAAACGGTGCAGTAAGCTCTTTCACAATGCAGGCTTATCCGGTACGCAGAAAAATAGAAAATATTCCCCGCTTTGTCTGGGCAAGAGGGGGAGGGTATTTCTTTATGCCCGGCATTAAAGCGCTGCAGTATCTGGGCAGCCGGTGA
- a CDS encoding LytTR family DNA-binding domain-containing protein — MATYLFENHYKDTWVKVIGSLLMAHFIRAIGSNESILEMLLQPFYYVEVLSGTVVALLTWEVVSRVTNWLDRAYDWVEHSTSRSFLQLIGGVILPSLLIFFLIYLQFKYIIQYDIFQTQWLLYEYPVSILCVITINGYYVGYYFYNQYQQTSQKLENTLKHQIASSISLPVPTSIEKASEPKLQVLIVTKGFKNVPVAVEEIAYFYIQSPHTYLKTFQDETFLITQILDELTACLPEDIFYRVNRQYIVNIKACESYVSIENGKLEVFFTPAHKEPIIVSQKKAKEFKEWVVKS, encoded by the coding sequence ATGGCAACTTATTTATTTGAAAACCACTACAAAGATACCTGGGTGAAAGTCATTGGTTCATTGCTGATGGCACATTTTATCAGGGCTATTGGCAGCAATGAATCTATTCTGGAAATGCTGTTGCAGCCTTTTTATTATGTGGAAGTGCTTTCGGGTACAGTGGTGGCATTGCTTACCTGGGAAGTAGTAAGCCGGGTTACCAACTGGCTTGACAGAGCCTATGACTGGGTGGAGCACAGCACCTCAAGAAGTTTTCTGCAATTAATAGGCGGGGTAATACTGCCCTCGCTGCTTATATTTTTCCTGATCTATCTGCAATTCAAGTATATTATCCAGTATGATATCTTCCAGACACAGTGGCTGTTGTACGAATATCCGGTAAGTATTTTGTGTGTCATTACAATCAATGGGTATTATGTAGGGTATTATTTTTATAACCAGTATCAGCAAACCAGTCAGAAGCTGGAAAATACGTTAAAACACCAGATTGCTTCATCCATTTCTTTACCAGTACCTACCTCTATTGAAAAAGCGAGTGAGCCAAAGCTGCAAGTACTGATTGTTACCAAAGGTTTTAAAAATGTGCCTGTTGCGGTAGAGGAAATAGCGTATTTTTATATTCAATCTCCTCATACTTACCTGAAAACTTTCCAGGATGAAACGTTTCTGATTACCCAGATACTGGATGAACTGACAGCATGCCTGCCAGAGGATATTTTTTACCGCGTAAACCGCCAATATATTGTAAATATAAAAGCCTGTGAATCCTATGTCAGTATTGAAAATGGCAAGCTGGAGGTATTTTTCACACCTGCTCATAAAGAACCCATCATTGTCAGTCAGAAAAAGGCAAAGGAATTTAAGGAATGGGTAGTAAAAAGTTAG
- a CDS encoding PAS domain-containing protein, with product MSIHNAQGAGDIHSQHLPDKESSSAESAIAILNTADQITFCDESFLRLTGRTMRECRMLPITALFPSLLLPEINRTSIVREKIMYRDTISLEITFSPLRDAEEQFAGTSVLLKKITVTDSTVLFPPFQTILETMPHLAWTSRPDGGVSYVNHKWAEYTGKQVHELLEWGWQSFFHPEDIDRVLQKWSRAMQTGEKYECEYRFKKEPEGMYRWLLGRALPVRNEAGQITLWVGTCTDIQDQKLAEEALEKRVQERTNELSTANEELTSMNEQLFQEIELRRKLDTVLEEQKAFTDKITDLVPCLITVYNIHTGQYIYVNKAIEPMMGYARENLLEQGVSLLISLLHPDEAENLMASNQEAIQQSNAKQANDPETVVDFEYRLRHHNGEWRWLHTSGTVFDRDASGKVLHVLNISIDITGQKITEEQLKKSETRLMLLNEELEKRVTERTQDLAISQERYEIASYVTHNAIWDWNLITGELTYSKGYSVIFGYEPNETLHTIEEWTRRIHPEDKDQIIDHIQRVINRGEQVWSDEYRHQRKDGSYAYVFDRGFVQQDTQGKPFRMVGAMADITERKLAEEAILTSEAKFRRIFESDMLGIFLWDVNGHISEANDKFLQMIGYTREDIASGKINWQQLTPAKYASLDQLTLQQLLATGTSAALEKEYIRKDGSLVPIIIGGVLLQDDVQQGVAYVLDITEQKKAQQNLTLSEERFRLVTRATNDAVRDWNLQTDVIWWNEGFKNMFGYQPDEIEVGPESWYSRIHPDDLEGVLQKIHQVIESKGEQWSDEYRFRRADGTYAYILDRTYILHNEQGKAIRMLGSMVDVTDMKEIQEALEQQAIELKQSNADLEQFAFISSHDLQEPLNTAASFAKLLEKKYKPVLDADGQEFIEFIVTSTDRMKMLIRSLLNYSKINTVAKTFELTPLSDLAGVAIYNLQARILQTHAQVIIDDLPAVPVVASQIVQLFQNLVSNAIKFKSTLPPEIHISATEQGEHILISVQDNGIGMDMKYAGKIFQVFQRLHSRDEYEGAGIEPCYLQTYCRTPSRYDLGRINTWQRIYLFLHPPEVT from the coding sequence ATGTCAATACATAATGCGCAAGGGGCAGGTGATATTCACTCCCAACATTTGCCAGATAAAGAATCTTCGTCTGCAGAAAGTGCCATCGCCATTTTAAATACAGCAGATCAGATTACATTCTGCGATGAGTCTTTTTTACGGCTTACCGGCAGAACAATGCGGGAATGCCGGATGTTGCCCATCACAGCACTTTTTCCATCCCTGCTTTTACCAGAAATAAACCGGACAAGCATCGTGAGGGAGAAAATAATGTACCGGGATACAATAAGCCTGGAAATTACGTTTTCTCCGTTGCGGGATGCAGAAGAACAGTTTGCCGGCACTTCTGTTCTGTTAAAAAAAATTACAGTAACTGATTCTACTGTCCTCTTTCCTCCTTTTCAAACGATACTTGAAACAATGCCTCATTTAGCCTGGACTTCCAGGCCGGATGGAGGTGTATCGTATGTGAACCACAAATGGGCAGAATATACCGGCAAGCAAGTACATGAGCTTCTGGAATGGGGATGGCAATCTTTTTTTCATCCCGAAGATATAGACCGGGTGCTTCAGAAATGGAGCCGGGCGATGCAGACCGGAGAAAAATATGAATGCGAATACCGGTTTAAGAAAGAGCCGGAAGGAATGTATCGATGGCTATTGGGAAGAGCATTGCCTGTACGGAATGAAGCCGGGCAAATTACGCTCTGGGTTGGCACTTGCACCGATATACAGGACCAGAAACTTGCCGAAGAAGCCCTTGAAAAACGGGTTCAGGAACGGACCAATGAGCTTTCAACCGCAAATGAAGAGCTCACCAGCATGAATGAACAGCTATTTCAGGAGATTGAACTGAGGCGAAAACTGGATACTGTGCTGGAAGAACAAAAAGCATTCACTGATAAGATAACAGACCTGGTTCCCTGCCTGATTACAGTATACAATATACACACTGGCCAGTATATCTATGTAAATAAAGCCATTGAACCGATGATGGGTTACGCCAGGGAAAACTTACTGGAACAAGGGGTTTCCCTGCTGATATCTTTACTACATCCCGATGAGGCAGAAAATCTGATGGCAAGCAACCAGGAAGCAATACAGCAATCCAATGCAAAGCAGGCCAATGATCCCGAAACGGTGGTAGATTTTGAATACAGGCTGCGTCACCACAACGGGGAATGGCGGTGGCTGCATACCAGCGGTACTGTTTTCGACAGAGATGCCAGTGGGAAAGTGCTGCATGTGCTCAATATATCTATTGATATCACCGGCCAGAAAATAACAGAGGAACAATTAAAGAAAAGCGAAACCAGACTGATGTTGCTCAATGAGGAACTGGAGAAAAGGGTAACTGAACGCACCCAAGACCTTGCCATCAGCCAGGAACGCTATGAAATTGCCTCCTATGTAACACACAATGCCATCTGGGACTGGAATTTGATCACCGGTGAGCTCACCTATAGCAAAGGCTATTCGGTAATTTTCGGATATGAACCAAATGAAACACTCCATACTATTGAAGAATGGACCCGCCGGATTCATCCGGAAGATAAGGACCAGATTATTGACCATATACAAAGAGTGATAAACAGAGGTGAGCAAGTATGGTCGGATGAATACCGCCACCAGAGAAAAGATGGTTCGTACGCATATGTATTCGACAGGGGTTTTGTACAGCAGGATACACAAGGAAAACCATTCCGGATGGTGGGAGCAATGGCCGATATTACTGAGCGCAAGCTGGCAGAAGAAGCCATTCTTACCAGTGAAGCCAAGTTCCGGCGGATCTTCGAATCGGATATGCTGGGAATATTTTTATGGGATGTAAATGGGCATATATCAGAGGCCAACGATAAGTTTCTCCAGATGATTGGCTATACCAGAGAAGATATAGCCTCCGGGAAAATTAACTGGCAACAACTTACTCCGGCAAAATACGCTTCCTTAGACCAACTGACACTTCAGCAGCTTTTAGCCACTGGCACCAGCGCCGCCCTCGAAAAAGAATACATTCGCAAAGATGGAAGTCTGGTACCCATTATTATTGGAGGAGTATTGCTGCAGGATGATGTTCAACAGGGTGTTGCCTACGTACTCGACATAACCGAACAGAAAAAAGCACAGCAAAACCTGACTTTAAGTGAAGAGCGATTCAGGCTGGTGACCCGTGCCACCAATGATGCCGTACGCGACTGGAATTTACAGACAGATGTGATCTGGTGGAATGAAGGATTTAAGAATATGTTCGGCTACCAGCCCGACGAAATAGAAGTAGGGCCAGAATCCTGGTACAGCCGCATTCATCCGGATGATCTGGAAGGGGTATTGCAAAAAATTCATCAGGTCATAGAAAGTAAAGGCGAGCAATGGTCAGATGAATACCGCTTCCGCCGGGCAGATGGCACCTATGCCTATATTCTGGACAGGACGTATATTTTGCATAACGAGCAGGGAAAAGCTATCCGGATGCTGGGCTCTATGGTGGATGTAACGGATATGAAGGAAATTCAGGAAGCGCTGGAACAACAAGCCATCGAACTCAAACAGTCTAATGCCGATCTCGAACAGTTTGCCTTTATTTCCTCCCATGATTTGCAGGAACCATTGAATACGGCTGCCAGTTTTGCCAAGTTGCTTGAAAAGAAATACAAACCTGTACTGGATGCAGATGGACAAGAATTCATCGAATTTATTGTTACTTCTACCGACCGGATGAAAATGCTTATCCGTTCGCTGCTCAATTATTCCAAAATTAATACAGTAGCTAAAACCTTTGAACTTACTCCTCTTTCAGATCTGGCCGGAGTAGCTATTTACAATTTACAGGCACGCATTCTGCAAACTCATGCACAGGTTATAATAGACGATTTACCAGCAGTACCAGTAGTTGCATCGCAAATTGTACAGTTATTCCAGAACCTGGTCAGCAATGCCATCAAATTCAAAAGTACACTTCCGCCGGAAATCCATATTTCAGCCACCGAACAAGGCGAGCATATACTGATCAGCGTACAAGACAATGGCATAGGGATGGATATGAAATATGCCGGCAAGATTTTTCAGGTTTTTCAGCGGCTGCATAGCCGGGATGAATATGAAGGGGCTGGTATTGAGCCTTGCTACCTGCAAACGTATTGTAGAACGCCATCACGGTACGATCTGGGTAGAATCAACACCTGGCAAAGGATCTACCTTTTTCTTCACCCTCCGGAAGTAACCTGA
- a CDS encoding L-lactate dehydrogenase, with product MKIIPISPPRVFVIGAGMVGATAAYTLLIREIAWEIVLIDVHQELAEGQVMDMNHASAFGSGVRVRTGNYSEIRENDIIVITSGASQQAGEDRHKAAETNANIIKEVVAKIMKKGVPVFILMVTNPVDVLTYVAYKESGLPAERIFGTGTSLDTARLRFMLSQRLKVNASNTVAFILGEHGDTSFPALSAATIEGIPLKKYTTYKEEFTKGIMQEVRESAYKIVADKKATYYGIGSTVADLVAAIIENKHKLYAVSGLLNGEYGHTGVAIGIPALLSGSGVKVQENYPLNSQETRLLHKSVEFLKESIKKLGY from the coding sequence ATGAAAATTATTCCTATTTCCCCTCCCAGGGTATTTGTAATCGGAGCTGGTATGGTAGGGGCAACAGCAGCCTATACCCTGCTGATCCGGGAAATTGCCTGGGAAATTGTTCTCATCGATGTACACCAGGAACTGGCGGAAGGCCAGGTGATGGATATGAACCATGCTTCGGCTTTTGGTTCGGGCGTTCGGGTACGTACTGGCAATTACAGCGAAATCCGGGAAAATGATATTATTGTTATTACCAGCGGCGCTTCCCAGCAAGCAGGCGAAGACAGGCATAAAGCGGCAGAAACCAACGCGAACATTATCAAAGAAGTGGTTGCCAAAATTATGAAGAAGGGAGTGCCAGTATTTATTTTGATGGTAACCAATCCGGTAGATGTGCTTACCTATGTTGCCTATAAGGAATCTGGTTTGCCGGCCGAACGGATATTTGGAACCGGCACTTCACTGGATACAGCCAGGCTCAGGTTTATGTTGTCGCAGCGGCTCAAGGTAAATGCCAGCAATACAGTGGCTTTTATTCTGGGTGAGCATGGCGATACTTCATTTCCGGCCTTAAGTGCTGCTACCATTGAAGGTATCCCGCTGAAAAAATATACCACTTATAAAGAAGAGTTCACCAAAGGCATCATGCAGGAAGTACGGGAGTCTGCCTATAAAATTGTAGCTGATAAAAAAGCGACGTATTATGGAATTGGTTCTACCGTTGCCGACCTGGTGGCTGCCATTATAGAGAACAAGCATAAGTTATATGCGGTAAGTGGCCTGCTGAATGGGGAATATGGACATACTGGCGTTGCGATTGGAATTCCTGCCTTGCTTTCCGGTTCCGGGGTAAAAGTGCAGGAAAACTATCCGCTGAACAGCCAGGAAACCAGGCTGCTGCACAAATCAGTGGAGTTTCTGAAGGAAAGTATTAAAAAGCTAGGGTATTGA
- a CDS encoding spheroidene monooxygenase — MMANKPIVTITFFRFSGLAKLWALQQMQLAAYSLNHLPGLQFYKLLGSGYGSGFSMRPDFSTFALLCNWTDDQAAHQGLYGSHILQKFKKESDEQWTIYMHTLASHGRWSGMAPFGLASQPQDSGGVIAVLTRASLHFKHLIDFWKHVPSVSQAIQDNPHLIFTKGIGEVPLIHQATFSLWTSQQDMMAFAYQNPFHTEVIRKTREMGWYKEELFARFKPFHSEGTWQGQDPLATYLSPHLDEKAS; from the coding sequence ATGATGGCAAATAAACCTATTGTAACTATTACATTTTTCCGGTTTTCCGGCCTTGCCAAACTTTGGGCTTTGCAGCAAATGCAGCTTGCTGCCTATTCCCTCAACCACTTACCTGGACTACAATTTTACAAACTTTTGGGAAGCGGCTATGGGAGTGGTTTTAGCATGCGCCCCGATTTTTCAACATTTGCCCTGCTTTGCAACTGGACAGACGATCAGGCGGCACACCAGGGTTTATATGGCTCACACATTCTGCAAAAATTTAAAAAGGAGTCTGATGAGCAGTGGACTATTTATATGCATACCCTGGCTTCTCATGGACGCTGGTCTGGTATGGCTCCGTTTGGACTTGCCAGCCAGCCTCAGGATTCGGGTGGAGTAATTGCTGTACTGACCAGAGCTTCTTTGCATTTCAAACACTTAATTGATTTCTGGAAACATGTTCCTTCCGTAAGCCAGGCTATACAAGATAATCCGCATCTGATTTTTACAAAAGGTATTGGTGAAGTGCCACTCATTCACCAGGCAACTTTCAGCTTATGGACTTCCCAGCAGGACATGATGGCATTTGCCTATCAGAATCCTTTTCATACTGAAGTGATTCGCAAAACCAGGGAAATGGGCTGGTACAAAGAGGAGTTATTTGCCAGATTTAAGCCTTTTCATTCAGAAGGAACCTGGCAGGGACAAGATCCACTGGCAACCTATCTTTCTCCTCACTTAGACGAAAAAGCTTCCTGA